Within the Glycine soja cultivar W05 chromosome 3, ASM419377v2, whole genome shotgun sequence genome, the region aataagaattaaactcattaactatttatacatatattaacattattttttatgaatcattagtcaagagttattaattttttttaaactatcaaaatttataaattaaaaattttttaatatataaatctttttaattttattttacattatttatatatttttattttgaatagtttacatatttttatttttatttcaccaatttataattaaattttataaattatttagataattttttaaattgattttaatatacatattatttttactctaattattttcgtaaaattatttatatacaagacaataaacacttattttacttaattaattatattaacattattttttaggcatcattagttaaaaattatttttttaaaaaaattatcaaaatttataaatagttaatatataaatatttctaattttacataaataataagAGTAAAAGTGatttgtatattaaaatcaatttacaaacaaattatgtaaataatttacgtattaattcatgaaatttaattatatatttataaaaaaataaaaatatataaactattaaaaataaaacatgtaaaatgatataaaataaaattaaaaagacctatgttaaatattttttaatttataaattttgataattttaaaaaattaataacttttgactaatggtacataaaaaataatgttaacataTTTAACTAAACAAAACAAGTGTATTAGTGGTTTATTGTcttgtttatatataaaagatcatgggttcaattcattttagggattaaatgtcttgatttaaaaataaaagaacaaaaatcataaaaatcataaatttaaaattataagaagatcaaatttataatttactctTTTGCTTTTTTCATCTTGGCTGCCTTACATATACTTAGATTTTTTCTATttgaaagcctttttttttctatggaaATAGTAAGTAACTAAGTATACCAAGTTTAGTATTAAACTAAATGTATTatgatttcttaattttatattcaagAATACCCTTACAACCTTTTATTGTTAACATATATTCATGATCCCTAGTACGGATCCCTTAAAGCTATTTCCAACAAATGTAGATGAGAACTGTTTAGGACAAAGACCGTTAGAACAGAACTTGGGAAAACCTTATAAGTTGTCACACAATAACCATTAACCTAGTGACTGTATCCCATTTCGGTTACAGTGGAGGGGATTCCTATTTCTGTTCCCTTAAAATGAGTAGGAGAGCACCATACTGaccaaaaatgaaacaaagtatATAGTTCATGGTTATGCCGAATGAATCTATTAAAACAAACGGaaacgaaaaagaaattaaagataggAGAGTCAGAAGTCGAACATCATGCATTGTCGCttagaagggaaaaaaaaaaaaaaaaagctgtgAGGAATTTGTGGATATTCATACCCGCTAAAGTCGACAATTCCCCCACTAGTTGCTCTCCCCTCTCCCACCATCACTTCATAATTGGTGTACATTCATTCTTTCATTTGTACTTTTGTGAGCTGTTGCCTCATAAACTTAGACTCATAATAAACAATTGCACGTGTAAACCAATGTCACTATCAAAGTCTAAGTTTATATGAGGCTAACACGTGCAATTGAGTGAGTGATTGTAAAATAACTGCTATTAAAAGAATCTAACTCAATTAATTGATTCAACAAAACATGTGTAAGTGATTGTAAAtatctaaatattatattttattcttacgaataaaaaaattattatatatgataagtttattcaattttataataattattcaaaaatcatattatcaataacttctaaaaaaaataattctaactgAATAACAGTAATCTACCGAACATGTTTATTAAACTCAATGTATTAATCTCGTACTCGCAGTATCAACAAAATTTACCAAAAGCAACGGttcatcaagacatcaattgatgaatagaaaaaaaatgcttttttttataaggtCGTTACAGAGAAGGTCTTTTGGTTTCGGCCGATAGTACAAAAAGACTCTTTCAATTAAAAcatatccaaaaaaaattaatggactTTTCAAATGGGTCCAACTTAGGGTGCCTTAAAGAAATCTCATGCAAATGGGCCTGCGTCATAATTCTCCACAATGTCATGATTTGTAAAAGTTGCGAGAGGAGTGGCCACGGTGTTGGAAGAACCAGTGGTACTAGCATCAAACAAATAAGTTATTCATTGTGAGCTTATGTGGGTTGAATActtgaattatataatttacGAGATTAAATGgccattaatatattttattgcattcaaataatttctgataaggaaaaatatttcaatttgatatataatgacaatttttaaactataaaataaaatgatatactaacatgatttttcaagaaattaaaTGACAGTAACATATTCTTTCAAACATAATActctattattaattaaaatttattgagacTTATGAAAAAGAATTGAGTCCCATTAACTATTAATTGAATCTCactcataattttatatcttCCAACAGTTTTCAACAAATGGAAgagacataaaatatatatttgtaatatGTGAGAGAGGATATTACTAATCCTTCTTCTCCAGTAGAATATCATATCAGCAATCTAAAGGGTTGagataatgatataaaattccGTTGCAATCATAAGTGAAAGATACCCATAATGTCTCactcagaaaagaaaaaaaaacactttcgtGTCAACATTTTGAGTACTTCTTGTTCCTAGACACAATGTGGACTTCAAACATAATACTCTTGTAAGGGTTTAGGCCCAAGACACAATGTGGACTTAGTTGTTCGATTTGACCCGAACCTAAATCATCCATGCATGAGGGAGGATCTCAAAGACATTCTAGAATGTTGGGACATTTCCTGCCTACTCCAATCATGCATCATGTACACACTATTTAGTATACCATTCTCTATATATTACTCTGCTGAGCAATGATAGTGATAGTAATTAATATCGAATTTTTTAAGGTCACGGGAGATAGTTAGGCAAACCAAAAACACAGGAAACAAATGAGAAAATGCATTGGTGACTGAATTATATATGCAACATATATACATGAGCACAGATCCATATAAAACTCAGTGAATAGAGAGAAATGGATTTCTGGTGCTGAAACTCAGAGAGAAGAGAGATATGGTTAATTCATTACaccaaatttataataactatatTATTACTGCGCGCGTGTATAGATAGTTTATTGATATTGGATATGAATTCATATATCTTGTCTATGTTTTGGACTTCAATTTGGTTGATGAGTTTATGACCTTGGCATGCACTCTTGGTGCCTGCCGACGCTAGAAGATTTCGTGCTTCACATGGAATTTTCGCACTGCCATTGGTATATGGACAGTCCCATCAAACTAGTTTGGTGGGTTTGGAACACCATGACATGAGATCTTCAACAATAATTTGATGTTACACACAATACGGCCAAATTAATTAAACTTCATATGTAATGTCTCTGAAGAAAAGAAAGTCATCTTAATTTATATCCATTTcgactataatttttatttcaaaacttCGCGTGACAGGCATTGTAAGCTCAATCGTAAATAACATTTCTAAATATGAAAGAACCAATCAATTTCCATTATATATGATGACAGAGATAATATTGATAGAAAAGGGTTTCTTTGATTCGTTCATATCCTTTTTCCTACTTTATCCCAGCATCGTCTGACCTCGACTTCCTCTTTTACCATAAAAGAAGTTTGAGATAGAATGGGCGTTGAAAACTAaaccaaattattattttttaattgatattagTATGTAATTTTATGTGTGTTTGACGTTTTGgttatgttattatattttgagTTTATGATATTTGATATAATACATGACTAATTGATTAtgaatgatttatatatatatatatatatatatatatatatatatatatatattataacattaagaacaactaaaaacaaaaaataaaaacccatGCCCCTCCCCCATTCCCTTTAAAATACTATCTCCCCTAATTCTCTCCCTCCCCCAACCAAACAAACCGACGTTAAGgggtatttttgtttgtttgaaagCCATTTTTATTCTATTGATATAGTTATATTAATTAAGGGGTATCTCTAAATCCTCCTTGAACAATTTCCTACTAAtcctatttcaatttttttgggtaagtattgaatatatattttattttttaaagaaattaaacatatttacaTTTTCACTTAATACTTTCATTATAATATATAGTTGAAAAAATTGtccaaaatttatataaaaatataacattgcctgtaataaaaaatgaagtgaGAGCTTAATTATTACGGACTTAAGTATTTTTCCCTTCTACGGTAGAACCAGCTGAGTAATTTTACAGTCCCCTGTCTATTCAGGTTTTGAAAATAGTTTTAGCGTTTTATCTTGATTCCACCAAAGCTGGATAGTGCGCATAACTCAAGTGAAAGAGACATATTTAGGCTATCTTGAGAAGAATATttcagttcattttttttattaattaaaaagtttgtttcaccgttagttaaataattttttattagtttctaacgtctttttttaagattaattaaaGTAGTATGTTttaaaactttatcttatagttttttattttttttatgattctatccctaatatatttatatattttttattattctttttaaataaatcataattttattatttatctgtTATTTTCAACTATTTTAACTTTAGTTtaacaaacatttataatttaataggatatttttttttaactttcagcTATTAGCTTTCATAAGTTACTCGCTAgcttttcaatttttagttagttttttagctaatttttccccattaaatttattttatttatatatgtgtaataaaaaaattgtccctataaaaaataggtattattcctgtaagatgatatttttaaaattataaaaatataaggaataaaaaagagaataaattgatattagttttattatttaatcattttaatttttaaatctaattattattttgatcctctaatttattttttcgatTCGATTTGATCcctttaattagtttaaaaggttcaattagattttttattttttaaaataagttcaaTTTAATCTCATTTTTCTACCATCATCTCcgaatattttcaaaaaatgacatcaaattgaatccattttaaaaaataaaaacctaattagaattttaaaaataaagggaCTAAATTGaatctaatatatataaattaagggATCAGATTGaaccttttaaaataaaacaactaaattaaacctaaaaaattagaagaccaAAATAATAACCTAATTATTAATTCTCCAACTCCTCTAATAAATATTCAACAAATCATAgcaatttatttcatttactaacTTATGATACATGTTTTCATTTGAGTGATTTCATCCCAATTCTCAAATAAAGCAAgacatgaattaaaaattatcatttaaaatatttctctataattaattttgtgaagaataaaaattaacaatcacATGGGAGAAAATCAATAGTTGAATGATtatttggttatatatataaacatatatattttttataatatttacaatCATACCATAGAAATAGAGagcattttcaataaaaatatataaatgacaattataatttgtaaaagtttaagtatttcaaattattcttttatcattacattatataatttataaaaacttaCGACATTTTTCTTCTatagaaatattataaattacttcttgtttccattaaaaaaaaatttttggatccatcagagtgtatatatatatatatatatatatatatatatatatatatatatatatatatatatatatataatatttcacGTATTTGAACACACCAGAGATGAAAGTTGGTGGTTCAATGGTAAAGAAATAAGAGGAGAGAAAAATGTTAGATTCCATTACtctgttgaaaaaaaataaataaattaacgattaatatctataaaaaaaaaaaatactctgtACTATAGTCTATATGGTTCATTTTAGGGagaaaaatgtcatttaaaCAATGTTCGGAGTCTTTTACACTATTCACTATTGTGCCATTTGAATCTCAGTGGTCACCTAAATGCGAGTTGAATAATTGTGTCAGAAGTGACTTACCTACTCTGCAGTAGTAGCCAATCACGAATGCAAAAATCTGATGAATCCAAAGGGATATTTGTAAAGTTTACCCGACCGACAGGCTCTTATACATACTACTGCATTAATTTGAGCAGTGAGGTTACGTGTTTGTAAGGCTACTTTACATAACTGGGAAAGGTCAATCATCTCAATTCTCATCCAAATGCAATGGCTTCAGAAGAACTATATATGCATTTacatacacattaaaaaaattattagttagtcatttttttctttttattaatttttatcagcATTAGTTAGTTAAGTACTATAACATGTCAATAGTTCCGAtcaaatttttatatgaaatactctcaattttcttcaatttatgagaaaaaataataaaactttaacTACATGCATGCATGTGAAGATTAATGAGAATCATGATGAGCCACCTAATAATGTCATTTCATATATGATATTTGTAAAACTTATCTGTATTATTGCTGGAGAAAAAAACTTGGTAGGCATTAAGCCCTGGAAAATGTTTTGTGGACCTCTATTGGGTGTCACTACATGgagaaagaaacaaataaagagagaaaaataataaataataacatatagtaaaaataaattagagataaatagaaataaaaggtGGGATTCACCTAGCCTAACCAGAATATATTTTACCACCGTatatatttgtgtgtgtgtgtgaattatATCATCGCATGTACTGATTGATAATCATTAATCAGTTGTGTAACAGATCCAAGTATATGTATACATGTTACACAATAGAACATCTCCCTTTTCTATTCATAAAAACTCATCAAAACATATAGGAACTAAGTTTCTGAAACTATggttctgtgaagaaaatctatAATTGTACGTAGCAGAAGTTTAAGATCTTGAAAATTTAACTGTCTTTGGTTCAAATTATTAAGGTGGTTCTACTTTCTAGCTTTCGAAAGTTAGTACATATGCCGTTAACAAAgcttatctataaataaaaaagtatgccGTTAACTAATTGATATATTGGGACAAAGAATTATCATCGTTTGACTTGATATATCTCTGCATGTTAGTGCTCATCCACTCACAATAGTGGTGGAATTCTCAATATTCTTATGGGAGATTTGACGCCTGTTAAAAAGTACCGTTTTCCTTTTTTCGTATCATATACATTTCATCGTATCATCCTTGATTATTCCAAAATCGAGTAGTTAACATCAAATTTTCGAATTatgaacaaataaaatttgCCTTATGTTACAACCTAAAATCAAACGGAAAGACATAGctttattactattatattcTCGATCAGATCTAGCTAGgacaaaatgatattattattgttattattagttataattatattcACGATCTGTACAATTGAAATAGCATTaacttttcttatattttctttctctttctttttgagAGGAATATTACATATAATTTAGAAAGCAGACCTCAAAGCCGCCTCTGttgaaattaataaagaaaaaataacgtgtatatatatattcatctaTTTTCCTATAATAAACTATATATGAGTTCTCATAAAACACCATGTACTTGCTTGCACAACACAAAGGGTATTTGTCTCTGAAGATCTCATGACTATCTTGcttttgcttttgtaagttttgTTGGTCACAAACAACCCAAACCCTTTGCTTCTGATCCTTTGATTATCTTCAGCCTCTTGCAGGAGGATACAAACATGCTGCAATTAATAAGCAAAAACAGCTCTATGAGAGGGAGAATatacaccaaaaaaatatataatacagAGAGCATATAATAAAAACTACATTATTCAATTAGATATAAAAGGAGAGAAATAGACCAAAAAACTTACTTCCATGGAACATCTCCAACAAGCATCCAGTCACCATCCTTGTCTTCATAAGTTGGAGCGTATTCAGATCCATTGTAACCTTCCCTCTCTGAATATTCACCTGGATATCAAAATTAACCATAAATCATCATTCATTTTGCTcaaataagaattataaaaacacgagaagaaaatgataaagaacaaaaaaagattGTTGTTAATTTGTTGGTGGTTCTTACCAAATGTGCACGTGAACAAACTTTGCAAGGCTGCGAGGAGTTCTGGGTAGCTATTGTAAACCTTGAGATCTATCTTCCTCAAGTAAGGTGCACCAGCCATGCTCACTTTCACGTACATTCCACCTCCATCACCCTGCAGCTGCTCCACCTTCTTCTGTTGTTGCAGACTGTTCTTCCTAAAAGATCTAATTGGTGGCCACCCCACTACTTGTACCCtgccattcattcattcattcattagcATCATTATtacttttcagttttcattCATTATATTAAGATAAATGTTAACCGGCCAGTACccttaagcattgcttcaagaattaaatggtcataatattttttatattctcttataatttatataataaatatttgttatttttaatttttttaatcaatatcctAAGTAGACAAATTCATAAGACTCACATATTAATTATATCcttttgtaaatatataataaaaaaagtatatattttgcTTACTTTTCAGGTTGGGCACTGTCTTGATCATGATCACTTGTGGTGGTAGAATCTGAAGAACCATTAGAGTTGCACCTGGACTCTTCCACACTGGGTTCTGGTGAAGATCTCTTGTTGCTTCTAACAACAGATCCACTACTGGATGAACTTTTCTCATTAGTTTCATCACAGCCGGGCAGTCCCAACCTCAACTCTGTGGCCTTAAGATTCATCAGTTCAGTTTCAAAGCTCCCCATTGAATATTTCTGATGAActtcttataataataataatatctataAATGATGATGATAACCTTCAAATTCCAAATCCAAACGCTTGCTCAATTCTGATTTCTGAGAAGGagagaaatatgtgaatataAATAGTTAGAGGTTTAGGtaaagagattgattaattgAAGAATGGAAAAAAGATGTGGTAGCTAGTCAATTTTATAGGAACGTGTTAGGGAGGGGACGATAAATGTAGCTCACTTATTCTGGTGGTGCATGAATTGCTTCCGCACACTGAGGGGAAGGATAAACTAACCGACCACTGGCCTGTCTGTCACACGCGCTTCCTCACTCGCCAATCACACCGTGACAAGGCATCGTTTCGGGGGCGTGGGAGTGGGGCCTATTCTACACGGTCGAAGTTCAATGACGGATGTGACTGTCTGTCACATGAAGGACACGAGAAAGCAGGTTGTTCCAGTGGGAGGGGGCattaaggaaacaaacacaGCCATTGATAGTGACAAGCGGGGACCACAATCCCACGgttcagatcgactgggctttTGGGAGTGGATCTGGGAGCGTTGGATCTGTATAGAAACAAATCCATGTGACAGAGGGGTGTGGGGCCCAAGTGGGTGTCCTTGATTGGATGGGCATGACCATGTGGATGTTGCCCAGTGGGTATGTGACATGTGGGATTTGCATGTGCTATTCTCTATTTCTCCTTCCTCATCTTTCCTATCTCTAACTAATTCTATtttcaatattataattataacattATTCATTAAAATTCCTGTGGAATAGGACAATTCTTAAGAATGCATcttaatttgatatatatgCTGGTAACTAGTGCTGATCAAAATCTAGTATGTGTAATTATTAATTGATCTAAACGTATAAGCAAATATccaattttggttttaatttgtgCAATTCTAGAGAGAGAGGGAGGGGTGTAAGTTTAGTGGTTGACTACACTAACGAACTTGTTATgctcaaattaattatcaaagaTGTTTCCAGAATACTTTGATGATGATGAAACTACTAGTATCTTAAAAGCTGTTCCTAAAGGACtcgtgaaaaattaaatattttgatatacaAACCCAATAGATATCAAACGCATTATTCAAGCTAAAACAATAGTTCGaaataaaaacaagtaaaattTTGGACAACTAAGTTTATTACCAGTAATTAAACAGTATGATGCAGTATATTGTCAATGTATGCTGATTAAGTGCATGCTTAGAATTTCTTTGCGTCAAACATGATCCATGTATCAAACacagtaaatatatattttatagattTTGCGTATTTTAACCTATTTTGATGTGATTTTTGCTCAAGACACGTACATCTAGCTAGGATGAGATCCTAAATACACACTAAGTAAATAAACTATTTAtaaacttcacaaaatataatagTAAAAGGACGTTAAATTTTTCTCATTTCATTATTGATCATTTAATCGGCCATTCACCttcataactatatatatataaactatttataAACTTcacaaaagttttattttttctttttttacagaCTGACGTTCATAATACATATGATTAATATGTTACTTCTTTATGAACTTATAAACGTGTACTAGTATATATATAGTACACCTGCgcaacatttaaataaaagactGTACTACATTCCAAGCAATGCAAATGCATGAAAAATCTTCATAGATAGCCAATGGGGGATTCGCTAGTTCAATGATAGCACCCACCAACAGTGAGGATTATATTCGGGTTCTTCATCAATTCCCCTTTCTTCACATTAATTTGTGCAGCTTCACCAAAAACACTACACGTACACAAGCCAGTTATTGTTTGGACCACGCAACAAAAGCACAATCGAACGTCTCCAAAACCAACTCACATAGGAGTATATGATAGATGTTAGGTATGTTAGCAAAAAGGAGAAGCATTGGCCAACGGGGATACACAAAAGTTTCACGTTACATGCGAcaccattttttataataatccaAAGGGGTATCCTTTTCTTGACCCAACTCACTTCTCTTCAGAGGCATCTATATCTACTTCTCCCATCAAGCTAAGTAGAATATATTATATGTGTTGGTTTCATTGTTTGTCATCTTTCACTAGCAATGTCTGTTATCCACTATATGTTAGTAAAAGCTAACACTAGAAATTAAATGACTTCATTGGGAAGAAGCGTTTCGTCACAAGTTtccttttgatttaattaaaagtacGTTCTATCGTGAGGGATTTAACTCTATCTAAaccaaatttagaaaattttgttttgttttgtttactaCCCTCTTTTTTCTTAACTGGTGGGGTCGAAGAGAAAAATATCGAGGCACGTAATAGCCGAATGACATACTATATGGTTAGGAACTTTACGCATAATAAAGGGTTGGAAATCGGAAAAGAGGGTGATTAAAGTAATGTAATGTAATGTTAATTTGGAAGCATAGTAGTGGCGATGTGGCGTTATATGGAGGCACACACGTGCGATGCATTTAATTTTGATGGTGATATAAAGTGGGCCTTAAGCCACACGTGGGTGATAGGATTGGAGCCTTTTTGATGTTAAAGGAGGAAGGGAATGAATTGAAggcccaaaataaaataaaatgttgttggctaaagagagagagagtcccCACTCCCACAGCTTGGTTGCTTCCTTGTTCCCCAGGATGCCAAAGCATTCAATGTGATTGATTGTTTCGGCCATGAAATCCTATCAATGCACCTTCTTTTAAGATACTATCATTAACAGTTAGCACAGACAATTAAGCAAGGATGTAATACAGCTCTAACTTTGCATTGGAGCTGAACTGTTAAAGTTAACGTGTTGCTTCAATACTCTAATTTAGAACATTTCactaatcatatttaattagcGAATGTTTCATCTATTATACGGATAACTTTTAATGCAGTACTGTAATGCGTTGAATAAAGGGTTCTTCGTTAGGTTTGTCTTAAAATTTTCATAcaagtaatatttaatttgtaaatttaattaagattttatatattttgttttagaaattaaattggatttttttctcaaaatatattaggatttttttttttggtgctgGTGAAAATATATTAGGATTTATTCATACTTGATTAGGAGTTACAATACTACTATTATATATAGATTTAACTCAAATTTGATTCATATTATATCAGGAGATTTGtccttaatataatttttttaaaaaaaaatatttgttttttaataggaATTCACACagtttaatgaaattaattattttttttataaatatgaaatcagtttttttcaaataaatgagAACAGAAGGAGTATAAAACAATACTATATGTTAATATTACTATTGAATAAGAATTTCTTCAAGAAAACCTCAGGAATAATCCTCGCAACTCTTTAATTATGATTT harbors:
- the LOC114406894 gene encoding auxin-induced protein 22E-like, with the translated sequence MGSFETELMNLKATELRLGLPGCDETNEKSSSSSGSVVRSNKRSSPEPSVEESRCNSNGSSDSTTTSDHDQDSAQPEKVQVVGWPPIRSFRKNSLQQQKKVEQLQGDGGGMYVKVSMAGAPYLRKIDLKVYNSYPELLAALQSLFTCTFGEYSEREGYNGSEYAPTYEDKDGDWMLVGDVPWNMFVSSCKRLKIIKGSEAKGLGCL